The Henckelia pumila isolate YLH828 chromosome 2, ASM3356847v2, whole genome shotgun sequence genome includes a window with the following:
- the LOC140881881 gene encoding U-box domain-containing protein 45, whose product MEEEEAMLNKEEEEEDDEEDYNTVKFGNSPLRNRAIMVDEVARRLKNGDLMMRIEAAKEVRKMVRKSSNSTSKSAVRCRFAAAGAIEPLVSMLNNWFPLSAREAALLALLNLAARNLRNKTRIVSLGAVPPLVELLKCQTGNLRELAGAAILALSSAASNKPTIAASGAAPLLVEVLCSGSVQGRVDAVTALSNLSISEEGPNLIVDVKAVPPLIHLLKECKKYSKFAEKTTFLLEIFSNSEDGRIAITNVDGGILTLVETVEDGSSISMEHAVGALLSLCQSCRDKYRELILNEGVIPGLLRLTAEGTSVAQDRARTLLDLLRDSPPESRLTSSELERIVYDFAAHVDGTDKAVETAKRLLQGIVQKSMELSFSRVKIRASSCTPSKIQST is encoded by the exons ATGGAGGAGGAGGAGGCCATGCTCAACAAGGAAGAAGAGGAAGAAGATGACGAAGAAGATTACAATACTGTCAAATTCGGGAATTCGCCGCTCAGAAATCGGGCGATAATGGTGGACGAGGTTGCAAGGAGGCTCAAGAATGGAGATCTGATGATGAGAATCGAGGCCGCCAAAGAAGTCAGGAAGATGGTGAGGAAGTCCTCCAATTCCACCTCCAAGTCAGCCGTGCGCTGCCGCTTCGCCGCCGCCGGGGCTATTGAGCCGCTCGTTTCTATGCTCAACAATTGGTTCCCTCTTTCCGCTCGCGAGGCTGCTCTGCTCGCGCTTCTCAATCTCGCCGCTCGTAATTTGAG aAACAAGACCAGGATAGTTTCATTGGGTGCTGTTCCACCTCTTGTGGAGCTCCTCAAATGTCAAACTGGCAATTTGAGAGAATTAGCAGGTGCGGCGATTCTGGCGCTGTCATCTGCTGCatcaaataaaccaacaataGCGGCTTCTGGGGCTGCTCCTTTACTTGTGGAAGTCCTTTGCTCTGGAAGTGTGCAAGGAAGAGTCGATGCAGTAACAGCCCTGTCCAATCTTTCAATCTCGGAAGAGGGGCCAAACCTGATTGTTGATGTGAAAGCAGTTCCTCCTCTAATACACCTACTAAAGGAGTGCAAGAAGTACTCCAAGTTCGCTGAGAAAACTACTTTCCTACTCGAGATCTTCTCTAATTCTGAGGACGGAAGAATAGCAATTACCAATGTAGATGGTGGGATTTTAACTTTAGTCGAAACTGTCGAAGATGGATCCTCTATTAGCATGGAACACGCAGTTGGAGCTTTACTATCCTTGTGCCAAAGCTGTCGTGATAAATATAGGGAGCTTATTCTAAATGAAGGAGTTATACCCGGTCTTCTACGTTTAACAGCAGAGGGTACTTCCGTAGCTCAAGATAGAGCTCGAACTCTTTTGGATTTGCTTAGAGATTCACCTCCCGAAAGTAGATTGACCTCCTCTGAGTTGGAGAGGATTGTTTATGACTTCGCTGCGCATGTGGATGGAACAGATAAAGCTGTCGAGACTGCCAAGAGACTATTACAAGGCATAGTTCAAAAGAGCATGGAGCTCAGCTTCAGTCGTGTAAAGATCCGGGCTTCATCATGCACCCCGTCAAAGATTCAGTCTACGTGA
- the LOC140884278 gene encoding uncharacterized protein isoform X2, which yields MKVAKKVVFLLDGGDGLCSVIYGGLHPNPSSNFQTRSDSFELSLERYGIEDRRASGEILHHVNANGFLECKFVRLYTMLESI from the exons ATGAAGGTTGCAAAGAAAGTGGTCTTTCTCCTCGACGGCGGCGACGGCCTTTGCTCTGTCATCTACGGCGGTCTCCATCCAAACCCTAGCTCAAACTTCCAGACTCG GTCCGATTCTTTCGAGTTGTCGTTGGAACGCTACGGGATCGAAGATCGAAGAGCATCTGGAGAAATCCTTCATCATGTCAATGCCAATGGCTTTCTTGAG TGCAAATTTGTCAGGTTATATACGATGCTGGAGAGCATATAG
- the LOC140884278 gene encoding uncharacterized protein isoform X1 — MKVAKKVVFLLDGGDGLCSVIYGGLHPNPSSNFQTRSDSFELSLERYGIEDRRASGEILHHVNANGFLEVIYDAGEHIANVMWLSFSREMIMLNPTKISRDSEEAWRALYG; from the exons ATGAAGGTTGCAAAGAAAGTGGTCTTTCTCCTCGACGGCGGCGACGGCCTTTGCTCTGTCATCTACGGCGGTCTCCATCCAAACCCTAGCTCAAACTTCCAGACTCG GTCCGATTCTTTCGAGTTGTCGTTGGAACGCTACGGGATCGAAGATCGAAGAGCATCTGGAGAAATCCTTCATCATGTCAATGCCAATGGCTTTCTTGAG GTTATATACGATGCTGGAGAGCATATAGCAAATGTAATGTGGCTCAGCTTTTCACGAGAGATGATCATGCTAAACCCAACAAAGATTTCGAGGGATAGCGAAGAAGCTTGGCGTGCGTTGTATGGATAA